A part of Trichocoleus sp. FACHB-46 genomic DNA contains:
- a CDS encoding glycosyltransferase family 39 protein, producing MMQAAQKWLTSRLNQWVVFLLVGGLLVRATIAAWLYPGFDEAYYYLYVLHPDWSYFDHPLLVALSTGLGPWLTGIVSQFTIRIGTLLLYTGALIFLYLTSATLFSAQVATLTLAIATAIPIFQVGFGTLTVPDTPLMFFWAATLYVAAGEFFRVPESYRPSWRLALISVLVGLACLGKYHGFLLGFGLVGFCLTSDRHRSALLSPWMALGVGLFAVTLSPMLVWNWQRDWVSFRFQSGRAVPRDQYDLLALLGTFLLGVAYLFPTFGFPLWWVTLRQAGKQIMQPWRRKSGIDLNLHSKQRFILWMSLPVILVFTLIGGYQQILPTWPMPGFWGATLLLGYQAALWQKQAPRAVQRWLVVSGTTIIALMLIALLHVAFGIAQTTSNYAFLGGMWSPKEDSSTQLVDVQQLRRGFADNPTLRVALQETDFIFTNRYFLGGQIAMALEPLEPKPIGCLCEDLRGFAFWSKPNEWVGKDALYITSERFQGKTGLAKYQGYFSSIEKIADVPIRRGGAIVQVFYIYRAKNLLQPYPRPYGN from the coding sequence ATGATGCAGGCAGCACAAAAGTGGCTAACTTCCCGGTTGAATCAGTGGGTAGTTTTTTTGCTGGTCGGGGGATTGCTGGTACGAGCCACGATTGCGGCTTGGCTCTATCCTGGTTTTGATGAGGCTTACTACTACCTTTATGTGCTCCACCCAGACTGGAGCTATTTTGACCATCCGCTGCTGGTGGCTCTTAGCACTGGATTGGGGCCTTGGCTCACAGGGATAGTTTCCCAGTTCACGATCCGGATTGGGACTTTGCTCCTTTACACCGGAGCCTTGATCTTTCTGTACTTGACTAGTGCCACGCTGTTTTCTGCACAAGTGGCCACCCTGACCCTGGCGATCGCTACTGCCATTCCAATCTTTCAGGTAGGCTTTGGCACTTTGACGGTGCCCGATACGCCGTTAATGTTTTTCTGGGCTGCTACCCTTTATGTCGCTGCTGGGGAATTTTTTCGGGTTCCCGAAAGCTACCGACCCAGTTGGCGATTGGCTTTGATTAGTGTTTTGGTCGGTTTGGCTTGTTTAGGTAAGTATCACGGCTTTCTGCTGGGGTTCGGGTTAGTTGGGTTTTGCTTAACCAGCGATCGTCATCGCTCGGCCCTTCTTTCCCCTTGGATGGCCCTTGGCGTAGGGCTGTTTGCTGTCACTCTCTCCCCCATGCTGGTGTGGAATTGGCAGCGAGATTGGGTTTCATTTCGGTTTCAGTCTGGGCGAGCGGTTCCCAGGGATCAGTACGATCTACTGGCTCTCCTCGGTACCTTTTTGCTCGGAGTTGCTTACCTATTTCCCACCTTTGGCTTTCCTCTGTGGTGGGTAACGCTGCGTCAGGCGGGCAAACAAATTATGCAGCCTTGGCGACGCAAATCTGGGATTGATCTCAATTTGCATAGCAAACAGCGGTTTATTCTTTGGATGTCTTTGCCCGTTATCTTGGTGTTTACCTTGATTGGCGGTTATCAGCAGATTTTGCCAACTTGGCCGATGCCAGGATTTTGGGGTGCCACTTTACTGTTGGGTTATCAAGCGGCTCTATGGCAGAAGCAAGCTCCGCGCGCCGTTCAACGTTGGCTAGTTGTGTCTGGAACTACCATCATTGCTTTGATGTTGATTGCGCTGCTGCATGTGGCGTTTGGCATTGCTCAAACCACCAGCAATTATGCTTTTTTGGGGGGAATGTGGTCTCCTAAGGAAGATTCCTCTACACAACTAGTAGATGTGCAGCAGTTACGTCGAGGCTTCGCCGACAACCCCACCCTACGAGTAGCTCTGCAAGAGACTGATTTTATCTTTACCAATCGCTATTTCTTAGGTGGACAGATTGCGATGGCTTTAGAGCCTCTGGAACCTAAACCCATTGGTTGTTTATGTGAAGATCTGCGCGGCTTTGCTTTTTGGTCCAAGCCAAATGAGTGGGTTGGTAAAGACGCGCTCTACATTACCTCTGAGCGGTTCCAGGGCAAAACTGGGTTGGCGAAATACCAAGGCTACTTCAGCAGCATCGAAAAAATTGCCGATGTCCCGATTCGGCGGGGGGGTGCGATCGTCCAAGTCTTTTACATTTACCGAGCGAAAAACCTACTTCAGCCTTACCCCCGACCCTATGGAAATTGA